In Carassius auratus strain Wakin chromosome 39, ASM336829v1, whole genome shotgun sequence, a genomic segment contains:
- the LOC113057830 gene encoding uncharacterized protein LOC113057830, whose amino-acid sequence MEGELQELRELVAQLKADNEKLRQERVCAPMLSNNGVSSVAEAPATVSQPVSAGATSAERFVFVPRDRRCPKFNGRAGISIDEWVEEVQACMQVRHLSIADRAFFVFDHLEGEAREEIRHRPSVERGDCDKIISALRELYGCSQSYVALQEAFFSRKQREGETLLEFSLALMGLWKSVEEKSPYAMPNSETLVRDQFVEHVIDSALRRELKQLVRRLPSSSLLEVRSEALRWEREGLPGGDRRRSQSVPLVPVMQYGVQGGSSLDARGASMVELSELRDLLKSQQAQLNQLSKSVTRLQMVAECSQAPRARSQSPHPRNHSSRGNTIICRRCQRPGHFARECDGERVPPHPPSSRMVPPVAGGGQPFAQQLSEN is encoded by the coding sequence ATGGAAGGGGAGTTACAAGAATTAAGGGAATTGGTAGCACAGCTAAAGGCTGATAATGAGAAATTGCGCCAAGAACGTGTATGTGCTCCAATGTTGTCAAATAATGGTGTTTCTAGTGTTGCAGAGGCTCCCGCCACCGTGTCCCAACCCGTGAGTGCTGGTGCCACCTCAGCTGAGAGGTTTGTGTTTGTACCTCGTGATCGGCGATGTCCAAAATTTAACGGCCGGGCTGGCATCAGCATTGACGAATGGGTTGAGGAAGTTCAGGCGTGTATGCAGGTGCGCCATCTTTCTATTGCTGATCGAGCGTTTTTTGTATTTGACCATTTGGAGGGGGAAGCACGGGAGGAGATTAGGCATCGACCTAGTGTTGAACGAGGGGATTGCGATAAAATTATTTCCGCATTGAGGGAATTGTATGGCTGTTCTCAGTCATATGTGGCTCTGCAGGAGGCATTTTTTTCTCGTAAACAACGTGAGGGGGAGACCCTATTAGAGTTTTCTTTAGCTTTGATGGGCCTTTGGAAGTCTGTTGAAGAAAAGTCCCCTTATGCTATGCCAAATTCAGAAACCCTTGTGCGTGACCAATTTGTAGAACATGTGATAGATAGCGCCTTACGTCGTGAGTTGAAACAATTGGTACGTCGCTTACCCTCCTCCAGTTTGTTAGAGGTCCGTAGTGAGGCTCTTAGGTGGGAGAGAGAGGGGTTGCCGGGGGGTGATCGCCGTCGAAGCCAGTCGGTTCCTTTGGTTCCCGTTATGCAGTATGGGGTACAGGGGGGATCATCGTTAGATGCCCGTGGTGCCTCAATGGTTGAGCTAAGTGAGTTAAGGGATCTGTTGAAATCACAGCAAGCCCAATTAAATCAGCTCTCTAAAAGTGTGACTCGGCTCCAGATGGTGGCTGAGTGTAGTCAAGCCCCTCGTGCACGTAGTCAATCTCCACACCCACGGAATCACTCTTCTCGTGGCAATACCATAATTTGTCGACGGTGTCAGCGACCTGGCCATTTTGCCAGGGAGTGTGACGGGGAACGTGTTCCTCCTCACCCTCCATCTTCTCGTATGGTCCCTCCTGTGGCTGGAGGTGGGCAGCCTTTTGCACAGCAGTTGTCGGAAAACTAG